One window of the Candidatus Eremiobacteraceae bacterium genome contains the following:
- a CDS encoding zinc-dependent metalloprotease produces the protein MIRRVVLTAIVFVFSAAFCVSVASAAPAGGGAAAGSGSGAGGGSGNGPAPYADFVQGATVQNGLFPIVTKDDKVYLVISASQLGKEFIETSVPNTGLGGFGPAPGEPYVAPARTIEFDRVGGKVIMRWPNTNFTYGNSAQREAGVKESFPNSVIAVVPISAEDASTGSVVVSASPFLGDVAYFEAIFQGEADNPEAQYRLDPSRTFFMRTAAFPTNDLLQVSQTWASSAPDLVDNAPDARSLEVHMEYNLIAAPNDGYRPRIADDRVGYFTLAQLDFGTDQNPTRQMFFLSRWNFEPATPGKPSVAQHPLVFTLSKDVPNEYRAPIKAALLTWNDAFKRVGILNAIQVQDQPDDPSWDPEDMRHNMVRWFDSSSPQYGAEALIVNDPRTGEEINAGINIDSVVATGYGASYTYWVAPTRGLPDDPAARKAYAMQNLRALVLHESGHDMGLQHNFIGSMAYTARDLQSKAFTDKYGVSSSVMEYAPVNLWPKGTPQGDYAQLVLGPYDYHAIDYGYSYITASTPQQELPTLRRIASQWADPHLTFASDEDVSWPDGHAIDPRVQQFDLSNDPLNWCGVQMKFDHADMNAVASRFPRYEQPNQDARNAFGVPFRQYARCADMTAHVIGGEYLSRGRRGDPGEKPGVQAVPRSQEARAWGLLDQYLFSDSAWHYSPAVLTQLTYTEQSTIGGFATWAYNPGGRHDIDVAGLAGVAQDTALSELFAPLTLSRLDALQMKYAPGQTMSITDLFDWAQNSIYGDIANGRASSDGVVMRNLQARYAKRLGALWTSPQQGTPDDARALARLDLEVLRTDCHSALARPGLDELTRAHLEELDAIAGQALNAQAVIR, from the coding sequence ATGATCCGTCGCGTAGTTCTCACCGCCATCGTTTTCGTATTTTCCGCCGCGTTCTGTGTCAGCGTCGCGTCCGCGGCGCCTGCGGGAGGCGGTGCGGCTGCCGGATCAGGTTCGGGCGCCGGCGGCGGTTCCGGTAATGGACCCGCGCCGTATGCCGATTTCGTCCAAGGTGCGACCGTGCAGAACGGCCTCTTCCCGATCGTGACAAAAGACGACAAGGTCTATCTCGTCATCTCCGCTTCGCAGCTCGGCAAGGAATTTATCGAGACCTCGGTACCCAACACCGGTCTTGGCGGTTTCGGCCCGGCGCCGGGCGAGCCGTACGTCGCTCCCGCGCGCACGATCGAGTTCGACCGCGTAGGCGGCAAGGTCATCATGCGCTGGCCGAACACGAATTTCACCTACGGCAACAGCGCGCAGCGGGAGGCCGGGGTCAAGGAGTCGTTCCCGAATTCCGTCATCGCAGTCGTACCGATCTCCGCTGAAGACGCGTCGACCGGATCGGTGGTCGTCTCCGCTAGCCCGTTCCTCGGCGACGTCGCATATTTCGAGGCGATCTTCCAAGGCGAGGCCGATAATCCGGAGGCGCAATACCGGCTCGACCCGAGCCGCACGTTCTTCATGCGCACGGCGGCGTTTCCGACGAACGACCTGCTTCAGGTAAGCCAGACGTGGGCGAGCAGCGCGCCGGATCTCGTCGACAACGCGCCCGACGCGCGCAGCCTCGAAGTCCATATGGAATACAACCTCATCGCTGCGCCGAACGACGGCTATCGCCCGCGTATCGCAGACGACCGCGTCGGCTATTTCACGCTCGCGCAGCTCGACTTCGGCACCGACCAAAACCCGACGCGCCAGATGTTTTTCCTGTCGCGCTGGAACTTCGAACCGGCAACGCCCGGCAAGCCTTCAGTCGCGCAGCATCCGCTCGTCTTCACGCTGAGCAAGGATGTGCCGAACGAATATCGTGCCCCCATCAAGGCGGCGCTTCTCACATGGAACGACGCGTTCAAACGGGTCGGGATCTTGAACGCGATCCAGGTCCAGGATCAGCCGGACGACCCGAGTTGGGATCCGGAGGACATGCGCCACAACATGGTGCGCTGGTTCGATTCGTCGTCGCCGCAGTACGGCGCCGAAGCGCTCATCGTCAACGATCCTCGCACGGGCGAAGAGATCAACGCGGGCATCAACATCGATTCGGTCGTCGCGACCGGATACGGCGCGAGTTATACGTACTGGGTGGCGCCGACGCGTGGTCTGCCCGACGACCCGGCGGCGCGCAAGGCGTACGCGATGCAAAACCTTCGTGCCCTCGTGCTGCACGAGTCCGGACACGACATGGGACTCCAGCACAACTTCATAGGCTCGATGGCGTATACCGCGAGGGACTTACAATCGAAAGCGTTCACCGATAAGTACGGCGTCTCGTCGTCGGTGATGGAGTATGCGCCGGTGAACTTGTGGCCGAAAGGGACGCCGCAAGGCGACTACGCGCAACTCGTGCTCGGCCCATACGACTATCATGCGATCGACTACGGTTACTCCTACATCACCGCGAGCACGCCGCAGCAAGAGCTCCCGACGCTCCGGCGCATCGCGTCGCAGTGGGCGGACCCGCACCTGACTTTCGCATCCGACGAGGACGTGTCGTGGCCCGACGGCCACGCGATCGATCCGCGCGTCCAGCAGTTCGACCTCTCGAACGATCCGTTGAACTGGTGCGGCGTGCAGATGAAGTTCGATCATGCCGACATGAATGCTGTCGCGTCGCGTTTCCCGCGATACGAACAACCGAACCAGGATGCCCGGAACGCGTTCGGCGTACCGTTCAGGCAGTACGCTCGCTGCGCGGATATGACGGCTCACGTCATCGGCGGCGAGTATCTCTCTCGCGGCCGGCGCGGCGACCCTGGTGAGAAACCAGGAGTCCAGGCCGTGCCGCGAAGCCAGGAAGCGCGGGCATGGGGCCTTCTCGATCAGTACCTGTTCTCGGATTCGGCGTGGCACTACAGCCCGGCGGTGCTCACACAGTTGACGTATACCGAGCAAAGCACCATCGGCGGGTTCGCGACCTGGGCGTACAATCCGGGCGGCAGGCACGACATAGACGTTGCGGGGCTTGCCGGCGTCGCGCAGGACACGGCGTTGTCCGAGCTTTTCGCACCGCTGACGTTGTCGCGCCTCGACGCACTCCAGATGAAGTACGCGCCGGGTCAGACGATGTCGATCACGGATCTTTTCGATTGGGCGCAGAACTCGATATACGGCGACATCGCGAACGGTCGCGCGTCGTCGGACGGCGTCGTCATGCGCAACCTGCAGGCGAGATATGCGAAGCGGCTCGGCGCCTTGTGGACGTCGCCGCAACAAGGGACGCCCGATGACGCCCGCGCGCTTGCTCGGCTCGATCTGGAAGTTCTGCGCACCGACTGTCACTCGGCGCTCGCAAGGCCCGGCCTCGACGAGCTGACCCGCGCGCACCTCGAGGAGCTCGACGCGATCGCGGGCCAGGCGCTCAACGCTCAAGCGGTCATCCGCTAA
- a CDS encoding VIT1/CCC1 transporter family protein, which yields MRAERVTKAIHGERHFAAPETIRDIVIGMSDGLTVPFALAAGISGAIAASHIVVTAGVAELAAGAISMGLGGYLAAQTDAEHYESEVQREEREVDEMPDAERFEVASIFRSYGLEAADADKVTAELVKDRRRWIDFMMRFELGLEKPNRRRAPISAITIGGSYVVGGLIPLVPYMIVPDSTHGLYISCVITAIALGLFGAAKGRATGVSWLRSATQTLVIGGAAAAVAFALARLVAGT from the coding sequence GTGAGAGCGGAAAGAGTCACAAAGGCGATTCACGGCGAGCGGCATTTCGCCGCGCCCGAGACGATCCGCGACATCGTCATCGGGATGTCCGACGGACTTACGGTGCCGTTCGCGCTTGCGGCCGGCATTTCGGGCGCGATCGCCGCATCGCACATCGTCGTCACGGCCGGCGTCGCGGAACTCGCTGCAGGTGCGATATCGATGGGACTCGGCGGTTATCTCGCGGCGCAGACCGACGCAGAGCACTACGAAAGCGAAGTGCAGCGCGAAGAGCGCGAAGTCGACGAGATGCCGGACGCCGAGCGATTCGAAGTCGCGTCGATCTTCCGCAGCTATGGTCTCGAAGCGGCCGACGCCGATAAGGTGACGGCGGAGCTCGTCAAAGACCGGAGGCGCTGGATCGACTTCATGATGCGCTTCGAGCTCGGGCTGGAAAAACCGAATCGACGGCGCGCGCCGATCAGCGCGATCACGATCGGCGGATCGTACGTCGTCGGCGGTCTCATCCCGCTCGTTCCGTACATGATCGTGCCGGACTCGACACACGGCCTCTACATATCATGCGTGATCACGGCGATAGCGCTCGGCCTGTTCGGTGCGGCGAAGGGTCGGGCGACGGGCGTCTCGTGGCTTCGAAGCGCGACCCAGACGCTCGTCATCGGCGGCGCCGCAGCGGCGGTCGCGTTCGCGCTCGCTCGATTGGTCGCGGGGACCTGA
- a CDS encoding TetR/AcrR family transcriptional regulator — MTRPVDERSREELLDRVVRYVLAHGVIDLALRPLARAVGASPRLLLYRFKSKDDLLMQVIARLRERQRELFNRVRDQESTSAVDTCRAAWDIMSSPKAEPTFRLFFELYGLALKEPKRYASFIADAIGEWLKYIARPFIEAGHSRADARAIATVVLAGYRGFMLDLCATHDRARIDRAVDIWLSTLGTIGEPKSLEAARVRSSAS; from the coding sequence ATGACCCGGCCAGTCGACGAACGCAGCCGCGAAGAACTGCTCGACCGCGTCGTCCGCTACGTCCTCGCTCACGGCGTCATCGATCTTGCGCTGAGACCGCTCGCTCGCGCGGTCGGCGCGAGCCCGCGACTGCTGCTCTACCGTTTCAAGTCGAAGGACGATCTCCTCATGCAGGTGATCGCCCGCCTGCGCGAGCGGCAGCGGGAACTTTTCAACCGCGTTCGCGATCAGGAATCGACGAGCGCGGTCGACACATGCCGCGCGGCCTGGGATATCATGAGTTCGCCGAAGGCCGAGCCGACTTTCAGGCTTTTCTTCGAGCTCTACGGGCTCGCGTTGAAAGAACCGAAACGCTACGCGTCGTTCATCGCCGACGCCATCGGCGAGTGGCTGAAGTATATAGCGCGGCCGTTCATCGAAGCCGGTCACTCTCGAGCGGACGCGCGCGCGATCGCGACCGTCGTCCTCGCCGGCTATCGCGGTTTCATGCTCGACCTCTGCGCGACGCACGATCGAGCGCGCATCGATCGGGCCGTCGACATCTGGTTGAGCACGCTCGGCACGATCGGAGAGCCGAAATCGCTCGAAGCGGCACGCGTTCGCTCGAGCGCATCGTGA
- a CDS encoding ABC transporter ATP-binding protein translates to MRRIFAYFAPYWREEALVLACIFVTSALGVLPPYFTKLIIDGAIRHGDARELAVYVGAMIATALAATGIGTWQGYLNALVGEGIMRDMRDALVRHLHRMPLSFFASTKTGEIMNRVSNDVDAIDSVVTGTLVTVVTNVAMILTTVVAIFVLDWRLALLSLAVVPIMILPLSPVGRAMFAVRKKTREQRDVIESLLQETLSLSGITLVKSFVREPQEAVRFHEAGTKLMDLEIRLALVGRWFLAVVTALVVIGPAIIWYGGGIMAIRSGLEVGTIVAFVSYLARLYGPAAALVGVQVQIVSAFAVFERIFDYLDMKVEAPQRALALDLKNCEGDVEFDHVRFRYRDDRWALDDISLRVRSGEVAAIVGPSGAGKTTMLALLPRFYDPQEGVIRIDGHDIRDLTLDSLRRNIGIVTQETFLFHASIADNLRYGKPDATEADLIAACKTANIYDTIAALPERFDTIVGERGHKLSGGERQRLAIARVLLKDPRILILDEATSSLDSTSEALIQAALEPLMEHRTSLVIAHRLSTVLRADKIFVVDDGRIVESGTHAELLRRAGLYAELYRAQFLQEQDAIEL, encoded by the coding sequence ATGCGGCGCATCTTCGCCTACTTCGCACCCTATTGGCGTGAAGAAGCGCTTGTGCTCGCCTGCATCTTCGTGACGAGCGCGCTCGGCGTGCTGCCGCCGTACTTCACCAAGCTCATCATCGACGGCGCGATCCGCCACGGCGACGCTCGTGAGCTCGCCGTCTACGTCGGAGCGATGATAGCGACGGCGTTGGCGGCGACCGGGATCGGCACGTGGCAAGGCTATCTGAACGCGCTCGTCGGCGAAGGCATCATGCGCGACATGCGCGATGCGCTCGTCCGCCATCTGCATCGGATGCCGCTCTCGTTCTTCGCCTCGACGAAGACCGGCGAGATCATGAACCGCGTGTCCAACGACGTCGATGCAATCGACAGCGTCGTGACGGGTACGCTTGTCACCGTCGTGACGAACGTCGCGATGATCTTGACGACGGTCGTCGCGATCTTCGTGCTCGATTGGCGACTCGCGCTGCTGTCGCTCGCGGTCGTCCCGATCATGATACTCCCGCTGTCACCGGTCGGACGCGCGATGTTCGCCGTCCGGAAGAAGACGCGCGAACAGCGCGACGTCATAGAAAGCCTCCTGCAAGAGACGCTGTCGCTATCGGGCATCACGCTCGTCAAGTCGTTCGTGCGAGAACCGCAGGAGGCGGTGCGCTTCCACGAAGCCGGTACGAAGCTCATGGATCTCGAGATCCGTCTGGCTCTCGTCGGGCGCTGGTTCTTGGCCGTCGTCACGGCGCTCGTCGTCATCGGACCCGCGATCATCTGGTACGGCGGCGGCATCATGGCGATACGCTCCGGACTCGAGGTCGGCACGATCGTCGCGTTCGTCAGCTATCTCGCACGGCTCTACGGGCCGGCGGCCGCGTTGGTCGGCGTCCAAGTGCAGATCGTCAGCGCATTCGCGGTGTTCGAGCGCATCTTCGACTACTTGGATATGAAGGTCGAAGCACCACAGCGCGCACTCGCGCTCGATCTGAAGAACTGCGAGGGCGACGTCGAGTTCGACCACGTCCGTTTCCGCTATCGCGACGATCGCTGGGCGCTGGACGATATCTCGCTGCGCGTCCGTTCGGGCGAAGTGGCGGCGATCGTCGGGCCGAGCGGCGCCGGGAAGACGACGATGCTCGCGCTCTTGCCGCGGTTCTACGACCCGCAAGAGGGCGTCATCCGGATCGACGGTCACGACATCCGCGATTTGACGCTCGACTCGCTGCGCCGCAACATCGGCATCGTGACGCAAGAGACGTTCCTCTTCCATGCCTCGATCGCCGACAATCTTCGCTACGGCAAGCCGGACGCGACCGAAGCCGACCTCATCGCCGCATGCAAGACGGCGAATATCTACGACACGATCGCAGCGCTGCCGGAGCGGTTCGACACGATCGTCGGCGAGCGCGGACACAAACTGTCGGGCGGCGAGCGGCAACGGCTCGCGATCGCGCGCGTGCTGCTCAAAGACCCGCGCATACTCATCCTCGACGAAGCGACGAGCTCGCTCGACTCGACCTCCGAAGCGCTCATCCAAGCGGCGCTCGAGCCGCTCATGGAACACCGGACGAGCCTCGTCATCGCGCACCGCCTCTCGACCGTGCTTCGCGCCGACAAGATCTTCGTCGTCGACGACGGGCGCATCGTCGAATCCGGCACGCACGCCGAGCTGCTCCGTCGCGCCGGCCTCTATGCCGAGCTGTATCGCGCGCAGTTCTTGCAAGAGCAAGACGCCATCGAGCTGTAG
- a CDS encoding tetratricopeptide repeat protein: MSDRSETKDVRPYVIRTYDRWIILVIVLVGGWLLFRPIFAVVAAYRGVTFEAALVPDSAEHYYKKAIAIDPAVPDGWIHLGELYYFWNESKQSRLQEAAATFEAGEKAVPGNATLPFDLGRIYLLKFHDYKKAEDALRVSVQRDPTKEFAWDYLAYAALKNGDRQYALECWRKVLQINPNHDSARRALRQYGG; the protein is encoded by the coding sequence ATGAGCGATCGGAGCGAGACGAAAGACGTCCGGCCGTACGTCATCAGGACGTACGACCGCTGGATCATCCTCGTCATCGTGCTCGTAGGCGGGTGGCTCTTGTTCAGACCCATCTTCGCCGTCGTCGCGGCGTATCGCGGCGTCACGTTCGAAGCGGCCCTCGTCCCCGACTCGGCGGAACACTACTATAAGAAGGCGATCGCGATCGACCCCGCGGTCCCGGACGGCTGGATCCATCTCGGCGAGCTCTATTATTTCTGGAACGAGAGCAAGCAGTCGAGGCTCCAAGAGGCGGCGGCGACGTTCGAGGCCGGCGAGAAGGCGGTGCCAGGCAACGCGACGCTGCCGTTCGACCTCGGCCGCATCTACTTGTTGAAGTTCCACGACTATAAAAAAGCCGAAGATGCCTTGCGCGTGAGCGTTCAGCGCGATCCGACCAAAGAGTTCGCTTGGGACTATCTCGCCTACGCGGCGCTGAAGAACGGCGACCGCCAATACGCGCTCGAATGCTGGCGGAAAGTCCTTCAGATCAACCCGAATCACGACTCCGCGCGACGCGCGCTCCGGCAGTACGGCGGCTGA
- a CDS encoding cytochrome c biogenesis protein CcdA — MDWTNVYALADKIGDVVHKDFGVALLVMFVGGIVSAISPSSVPRMVAIVNYAGHEAKTFWSAVQMSLAFVLGICVVYCSVGFLAGSFGRLLMMTGFLYYFTAALCFVMGLQLIRLIDVKIPMPSMPVLRHGLVGAFLLGFGFAFLIAPDATPIMLGALAVTTFRGEVLNGALLMLAFGVGHGIPVFFVGSFAPWYMRNASVKRWHLVAEMSAGYILVFLALFFAVIA, encoded by the coding sequence ATGGATTGGACCAACGTCTACGCGCTCGCCGACAAGATCGGCGACGTCGTGCACAAGGACTTCGGCGTCGCGCTGCTCGTGATGTTCGTTGGCGGCATCGTCAGCGCGATAAGCCCATCGAGCGTTCCCCGCATGGTGGCCATAGTCAACTACGCCGGTCACGAGGCGAAGACGTTCTGGTCGGCCGTGCAGATGTCGCTCGCATTCGTGCTCGGGATCTGTGTCGTCTACTGCAGCGTCGGCTTCCTCGCCGGGTCGTTCGGCCGCTTGCTCATGATGACGGGCTTCCTTTATTACTTCACCGCGGCGCTCTGTTTCGTCATGGGCCTTCAGCTCATCCGGCTGATCGACGTGAAGATCCCGATGCCGTCGATGCCGGTGCTGAGGCACGGTCTCGTCGGAGCCTTTCTCCTCGGCTTCGGATTCGCGTTCCTCATCGCGCCTGACGCGACGCCGATCATGCTCGGTGCGTTGGCGGTCACGACCTTCCGCGGCGAAGTCCTGAACGGCGCGCTCCTCATGCTCGCCTTCGGCGTCGGTCACGGCATACCGGTGTTCTTCGTCGGATCGTTCGCGCCGTGGTACATGCGCAATGCGTCGGTCAAGCGCTGGCATCTCGTCGCTGAGATGTCGGCGGGCTACATCCTGGTGTTCCTCGCTCTGTTCTTCGCGGTTATCGCATGA
- a CDS encoding BolA/IbaG family iron-sulfur metabolism protein produces MKSAMITPAEIAALIRVALPDATVEAQDWSGTGDHYDVRVASEGFRGFSLLDQHRMIYAAVDAALKDGRLHAIQIKTETKERHG; encoded by the coding sequence ATGAAGTCCGCGATGATCACGCCCGCCGAGATCGCCGCGCTCATCCGAGTTGCTTTGCCCGACGCCACCGTCGAGGCTCAAGATTGGTCCGGCACCGGAGACCACTACGATGTCCGCGTGGCATCCGAAGGGTTCCGCGGCTTCTCGCTGCTCGACCAGCACCGCATGATCTATGCCGCCGTCGACGCCGCGCTCAAGGACGGCCGGCTTCACGCGATCCAGATCAAGACCGAAACAAAGGAACGACATGGCTAA
- a CDS encoding glutaredoxin domain-containing protein: protein MANDLKTAIEAEINGSKILVYGKGTKTAPRCGFTLETIQFFDALGYPFEVIDVLADDEKRRALSDMTNWPTLPKVFIAGTFYGDTDILGPMRDSGELETLLEAAFKEKV, encoded by the coding sequence ATGGCTAACGACCTCAAGACGGCGATCGAGGCCGAGATAAATGGCTCGAAGATCCTCGTCTACGGAAAAGGTACGAAGACCGCCCCGCGCTGCGGCTTCACGCTGGAGACGATCCAGTTCTTCGACGCGCTCGGCTACCCGTTCGAGGTCATCGACGTGCTCGCCGACGACGAGAAGCGCCGTGCGCTATCTGATATGACGAACTGGCCGACCCTGCCGAAGGTGTTCATCGCCGGTACTTTCTACGGCGATACCGATATCTTAGGCCCGATGCGCGACAGCGGCGAGCTGGAGACGTTGCTCGAGGCGGCGTTCAAAGAGAAGGTCTGA
- a CDS encoding SpoIIE family protein phosphatase, which yields MDRGGGTFTAGTVLAIALVVSIVGSIVTYVSVRGAFAQHVYVDEAQSSLASLYLLQLEQDTGLRGFLSSGQRGYLNTSSTEADFNAAWQALRVASQRAQLQVDNLLLSDLLRTHERWLSQVAIPLETRPNGPDQLKQLTLDKALTDRMRDDFQRLQTLYASQAQAASDRIQDLLRRAAISTAALMLLFGCAAIVADLYRSRTQAALERERTVADTLQRAFLSGWDALPYLHVGTAYLSSTREATIGGDLFDIHRIDDHRTLLLVADVSGKGLDAAVGTAQVKYSIRTLVEDYMDPAVVLAKFNRQYIRSQRDPSAFVSVFVGIFDERDWSLRYASAGHSPAYVRREDWVEQLPVTGPLLGIVDDATFSSVTVAISAGDTIVLATDGLTEARDSAGVLVDDDGVIRWIRDGERDPQPLAAELVSKVTRFAGGRINDDLALLVITVERPTVPPSSWKAAFDMPSSAATRTGDG from the coding sequence TTGGACCGAGGCGGCGGCACCTTCACGGCCGGCACCGTCCTCGCGATCGCGCTCGTCGTCTCGATCGTCGGATCGATCGTCACGTACGTCTCCGTGCGCGGCGCGTTCGCTCAACACGTCTACGTCGACGAGGCGCAGTCGAGTCTCGCTTCGCTCTACCTTTTGCAGCTCGAACAGGACACGGGGCTGCGCGGTTTCCTCTCGTCGGGTCAGCGCGGGTATCTCAACACGAGTTCTACCGAAGCGGACTTCAACGCCGCGTGGCAAGCGCTGCGCGTCGCAAGTCAGCGCGCGCAGCTGCAAGTCGATAATCTTCTGCTCTCGGACCTCCTGCGCACCCACGAACGGTGGCTCTCGCAGGTCGCGATCCCGCTTGAAACGCGCCCGAACGGGCCCGACCAGCTCAAGCAGTTGACGCTCGACAAAGCGCTCACCGATCGGATGCGCGACGACTTCCAGCGGTTGCAGACCCTCTATGCAAGCCAGGCGCAGGCTGCATCCGATCGCATCCAAGATCTGCTGCGACGCGCCGCGATCAGCACTGCCGCGCTCATGCTGCTCTTCGGTTGCGCGGCGATCGTCGCCGATCTCTATCGCTCGCGGACGCAAGCGGCGCTCGAGCGCGAGCGGACGGTCGCCGACACGCTGCAGCGTGCGTTCCTCAGCGGCTGGGATGCGCTGCCGTACCTGCACGTCGGGACCGCGTATCTCTCCTCGACGCGAGAGGCGACGATCGGCGGCGATCTCTTCGACATCCATCGCATCGACGACCATCGCACCCTACTGCTCGTCGCCGACGTGAGCGGCAAAGGTCTCGATGCCGCCGTCGGGACCGCGCAGGTGAAGTACTCGATCCGCACGCTCGTCGAGGACTACATGGACCCTGCGGTCGTGCTCGCCAAGTTCAACCGGCAGTACATCAGGTCGCAGCGTGACCCGTCCGCGTTCGTATCGGTGTTCGTCGGCATCTTCGACGAGCGTGACTGGTCGCTGCGCTACGCGAGCGCCGGCCATTCGCCCGCGTACGTCCGTCGAGAGGACTGGGTCGAGCAGCTGCCGGTGACGGGGCCGCTTCTCGGCATCGTCGATGATGCGACGTTCTCCTCGGTCACAGTCGCTATCTCTGCGGGCGACACGATCGTCCTCGCGACCGACGGTCTCACCGAGGCTCGCGATAGCGCCGGCGTGCTCGTCGACGACGACGGCGTCATCCGCTGGATCCGGGATGGCGAACGCGACCCGCAGCCTCTCGCCGCCGAATTGGTCTCAAAGGTGACGCGCTTCGCAGGCGGCCGGATCAACGACGATTTGGCGCTGCTCGTCATAACCGTCGAACGTCCCACGGTACCGCCCAGCAGCTGGAAGGCGGCCTTCGATATGCCCTCGAGCGCGGCTACCAGGACCGGGGACGGCTGA
- a CDS encoding XdhC/CoxI family protein, producing the protein MRELNEVLSRWRADGESIAMATVIRVDGSAPRGEGAKMLVTRSGRIEGSVSGGCVEGAVADEALSVLASGEAKTVRYGINKNMMWDVGLSCGGAIDVYIESLDRGRTPVFDEGVVLCTVVGGPDRRGERLRAAVGEDDEWRLDGSLGSAAADAELLAAAENAAKSGASRVRSIGGYELFLDPQVPESRLIIVGAVHIAVALCAFASRAGFSVTVVDPRERLNARERFPDASSLVVEWPQDALPALRIDENSYVAVLTHDEKFDDPTLDFALRRRTRYVGAIGSKKTQAQRRRRLIDSGMPLESIDRLHAPIGLDIGAETPEEIAIAILSEMIAAKYSHDGSPLKDRVDERIHSD; encoded by the coding sequence GTGCGCGAGCTGAACGAGGTCCTCTCGCGCTGGCGAGCAGATGGCGAGTCGATTGCGATGGCGACAGTCATCCGTGTCGACGGGTCGGCGCCGCGAGGTGAGGGTGCGAAGATGCTCGTCACGCGATCCGGCCGGATCGAGGGCTCGGTCAGCGGCGGCTGCGTCGAGGGCGCGGTCGCAGACGAAGCGTTGTCGGTGCTCGCGAGCGGAGAAGCGAAGACCGTTCGGTACGGCATCAACAAGAACATGATGTGGGACGTCGGCCTGTCGTGCGGCGGCGCGATCGATGTGTATATCGAATCGCTCGACCGCGGGCGCACGCCGGTCTTCGATGAGGGCGTCGTCCTTTGCACGGTCGTGGGTGGACCGGATCGCCGCGGCGAGCGCCTACGGGCGGCTGTCGGGGAAGACGACGAGTGGCGGCTCGACGGCTCACTCGGGTCGGCCGCGGCCGACGCGGAGCTGCTCGCAGCGGCCGAAAACGCAGCAAAATCGGGCGCTTCGCGCGTCCGCAGCATCGGCGGATACGAGTTGTTCCTCGATCCGCAGGTGCCCGAATCGCGGCTCATCATCGTCGGCGCCGTCCATATCGCCGTCGCGCTGTGCGCGTTCGCGTCGCGCGCAGGCTTCAGCGTCACGGTCGTCGATCCGCGCGAGCGACTGAACGCAAGGGAACGCTTTCCCGACGCATCGTCGCTCGTCGTGGAATGGCCGCAAGACGCCCTGCCGGCGTTGCGCATCGACGAGAACTCGTACGTCGCCGTATTGACGCACGACGAGAAGTTCGACGACCCGACGCTCGATTTCGCGCTGCGACGCCGCACACGTTACGTCGGCGCGATCGGCAGCAAGAAGACGCAAGCGCAGCGACGCCGGCGCCTCATCGACTCGGGCATGCCGCTCGAATCGATCGATCGCTTGCACGCGCCGATCGGACTCGACATCGGCGCCGAGACTCCTGAGGAGATCGCGATCGCGATCTTATCGGAGATGATAGCAGCGAAATATTCTCACGACGGTTCGCCGCTCAAAGATCGCGTCGACGAACGCATTCATAGCGACTGA